In a genomic window of uncultured Methanobrevibacter sp.:
- a CDS encoding TetR/AcrR family transcriptional regulator: MNTKQLILENTLKLMIEKQDSLISIREISASSGIAIGGIYHYFSNKEEIYDELIEKYYMNYYRFNIDKLRQINGNAKEKIHDVMAEIFRQKETGIKIESIDGDIDYRSLLLVLTGEVFAYENYAELSHCILKEFKDFFTEIIEEGQKNREIRQDLSTEDIVESLIIMYMGIQYKWEVYLIDDMIQDFEDNFNLEWEKIRFRE, translated from the coding sequence ATGAATACAAAACAGTTAATTTTAGAAAATACTTTAAAATTAATGATAGAAAAACAAGACTCTCTGATTTCTATTAGAGAAATAAGTGCATCCTCCGGAATTGCAATTGGTGGAATATATCACTATTTTTCAAATAAGGAAGAAATATACGATGAACTTATTGAAAAATATTATATGAATTATTACAGATTTAATATAGACAAACTCAGACAGATAAATGGTAATGCAAAAGAAAAAATCCATGATGTCATGGCTGAAATTTTCAGGCAAAAAGAAACCGGAATCAAGATTGAATCGATTGATGGTGATATAGACTACAGATCATTATTGCTGGTTTTAACCGGAGAGGTATTTGCTTATGAAAATTATGCGGAGTTGAGCCATTGTATTTTAAAAGAATTTAAGGATTTTTTCACAGAAATTATTGAGGAAGGTCAAAAAAACAGGGAAATCAGACAGGACCTCTCAACCGAGGACATTGTAGAGTCATTGATTATCATGTACATGGGAATTCAATATAAATGGGAAGTATATTTAATTGATGATATGATTCAGGACTTTGAAGATAATTTTAATTTGGAATGGGAAAAGATAAGATTCAGGGAATAA